The following are encoded together in the Proteiniphilum saccharofermentans genome:
- a CDS encoding SusC/RagA family TonB-linked outer membrane protein, with product MGKRRFLKKHPFAKLSMLLLLWIVAGQLFAQITVNVQNRPLREALKEVEKVSSYKFFYNESLAGLEKRINLQLTNSSIDAAMQQLLSDTDIEYRQDENNIIVLVKKGDGSSQDLPSVTTQQNRVTVRGKILDEIGEPIIGANIIEEGVSGNGTVSDYDGGFSLNVTRNAKLKISYLGYSDVILNTSDRTTFDVVMQENTAMLSEVVVTALGIKREEKALGYSVQSVAGDGLQTVKGVDVGTSLTGKVAGLLVRNSTEFAEAPSIQIRGEEPLLVIDGVPYANMTLRDVPSDDIESLSVLKGATASALYGYRGSSGAIMVTTKKGLSATGLSVQVNSGTMFAAGHLAIPELQSSFGRVVRTNAEGKAEYVRTGDGSWGAPLDGREVIQWDPVSKTMRPMPYLPIGKDNFRNFLETGYILNNNVSIAQQGEYGSFRTSATWINNKGQYPNSIYNKLTFGLGGDMKIDKFLLAASMTYNKQSTPNTGFSGYTGYDPMYSLLIWSAPDWDLRQYKDYWLIPNEVQNNSYTAGNNNPYFDRYERTRSSNRDIFNGSVSIDYNFNDWLKATARTGFDIYSDKKEITVSKGSFQGAGSATVLNGGTEIWGESQRGSFNTGLGRGYSMNNDLLISADKSFGDFRLESFIGGTIYYRQDDGIEARTQGGLTIPAFYSLKASVNPAAVRSVIYRQQVNSLYGRVGFSWKSMVYAEATLRNDWSSTLSESTRSYLYPSVSGSFIASELLADYNWLSLWKLRGSWTSSKTPAGIYAINSVYSITSNAWGDLSSAAFPTSIKGTDVRPESASTFEVGTAINVFHNRASLDISYYQKRMYDFLRSAAISPASGYTSNFINIDEEITRKGVEIAANVTPVKTKDLQWDVALNWSKYARYYTQIDSVHSTDKPWVAVGKRADHYILNDYQRDPQGNIIHNNGLPLYNSFTSLYGYADPDWIWGIGTSLRYKDFTLGIALDGRVGGIAQTTTEMYMWRAGSHPNSVVPERFLDANNPGTGNYTGQGVKVVSGEATYDTYGNITSDTRVYAPNDVAVTYQSYLNAYHKGTAWGGSPSPVDAYSTTFFKLREISLTYDLPRNVSSKFRAKSASISAIGQNVFLWAKQFKYSDPDGGYENFSDPSIRYLGFNLKVVF from the coding sequence ATGGGGAAAAGACGATTTTTGAAGAAACATCCTTTTGCAAAGCTCTCCATGCTTTTGCTCTTATGGATAGTAGCAGGTCAGCTATTCGCACAAATTACCGTGAATGTGCAAAATAGACCACTACGCGAGGCATTAAAAGAGGTTGAAAAAGTAAGTAGTTACAAATTTTTTTACAATGAATCCCTTGCCGGGCTGGAAAAACGGATCAACCTTCAGCTCACCAATTCAAGCATCGATGCCGCTATGCAACAATTACTATCGGACACCGATATCGAATACAGGCAAGATGAAAACAATATCATTGTATTGGTAAAAAAGGGTGACGGAAGCAGCCAGGACCTGCCATCCGTCACAACACAGCAAAACAGGGTGACTGTAAGAGGAAAGATTCTGGATGAGATCGGTGAGCCAATTATCGGTGCCAATATCATTGAGGAGGGTGTCTCCGGTAACGGGACTGTCAGTGACTATGACGGAGGTTTCTCGTTGAATGTCACACGTAATGCCAAGCTGAAAATCAGCTATCTCGGATATAGCGATGTTATCCTCAACACAAGCGACAGAACCACTTTCGATGTGGTGATGCAGGAAAATACAGCCATGCTCAGCGAAGTGGTGGTCACCGCACTCGGTATCAAACGGGAGGAGAAAGCATTGGGATATTCTGTCCAGTCGGTTGCCGGAGACGGTTTACAGACGGTAAAGGGTGTCGATGTGGGAACTTCGTTAACCGGTAAGGTAGCCGGCCTGCTTGTCCGCAACAGCACCGAATTTGCGGAAGCTCCCTCTATCCAGATCCGTGGGGAAGAGCCACTCCTCGTTATTGACGGTGTACCCTACGCCAATATGACATTACGTGACGTGCCTTCGGACGACATAGAGAGCCTCAGCGTATTAAAAGGAGCTACCGCCTCTGCCCTATATGGTTATAGAGGGTCAAGCGGAGCTATCATGGTAACCACTAAAAAAGGATTATCCGCCACCGGCCTTTCTGTCCAGGTCAATTCAGGCACAATGTTCGCTGCAGGCCATTTGGCTATTCCCGAGTTACAATCCAGTTTCGGCCGTGTCGTTCGGACCAATGCAGAGGGAAAAGCGGAATATGTCCGTACCGGCGACGGTTCGTGGGGCGCACCTTTAGACGGACGGGAGGTCATCCAATGGGATCCCGTATCGAAAACAATGAGACCGATGCCCTATCTTCCTATCGGAAAGGATAACTTCAGGAATTTCCTTGAAACAGGGTATATCCTGAATAACAACGTCAGCATCGCGCAACAGGGTGAATACGGAAGTTTCCGCACATCTGCCACATGGATCAACAATAAGGGACAATATCCTAATTCAATCTATAACAAACTGACATTCGGTTTGGGCGGTGACATGAAAATCGACAAGTTCCTCCTGGCAGCATCGATGACCTACAATAAGCAGTCCACACCCAACACCGGATTCAGCGGATATACGGGTTATGATCCCATGTACTCGCTCCTCATTTGGTCTGCTCCCGATTGGGACTTAAGGCAATACAAAGACTATTGGCTCATTCCCAATGAGGTACAAAACAACAGTTACACGGCCGGCAATAACAATCCCTATTTCGACAGATACGAAAGGACGCGCAGCAGCAACAGGGACATCTTTAACGGGTCTGTTTCCATCGACTACAACTTTAACGATTGGCTCAAAGCAACAGCACGGACCGGGTTCGATATATACAGCGATAAAAAGGAAATAACCGTTTCAAAAGGGTCATTTCAGGGTGCGGGGAGTGCGACAGTGTTAAACGGTGGAACCGAGATTTGGGGAGAGTCCCAGAGAGGATCATTCAATACCGGTCTCGGAAGAGGATATAGTATGAATAACGACCTGTTGATATCGGCCGATAAATCGTTCGGTGATTTCCGCCTTGAAAGTTTTATCGGGGGAACCATCTATTACAGACAGGATGACGGTATTGAAGCCCGCACCCAGGGAGGGTTGACCATCCCCGCTTTCTATTCGTTGAAAGCATCCGTCAATCCGGCGGCTGTGAGATCTGTCATTTACAGGCAACAGGTAAACAGTTTATACGGAAGAGTAGGTTTCTCATGGAAGAGTATGGTGTATGCAGAAGCAACATTGCGTAACGACTGGAGTTCGACACTCTCCGAATCGACCCGTTCATACCTCTATCCTTCGGTTTCGGGTAGCTTCATCGCTTCGGAACTGCTGGCTGATTACAACTGGCTTTCATTATGGAAATTAAGGGGATCGTGGACTTCATCCAAAACACCGGCCGGAATATATGCCATCAATTCAGTCTACTCCATCACATCCAATGCGTGGGGTGATTTAAGTTCCGCCGCCTTCCCGACATCGATAAAAGGAACAGATGTACGTCCCGAATCGGCGTCTACATTTGAAGTGGGGACCGCCATCAACGTCTTCCATAACAGGGCTTCGCTCGACATCTCTTACTATCAGAAGAGAATGTATGATTTCCTCCGGTCGGCAGCCATCAGTCCTGCTTCGGGTTATACATCCAATTTTATCAATATTGACGAAGAGATTACCCGGAAAGGTGTGGAGATCGCGGCCAATGTGACTCCCGTAAAAACAAAAGACCTTCAATGGGATGTAGCACTGAACTGGTCTAAATATGCCCGATATTATACACAGATCGACTCGGTGCATTCCACCGACAAACCGTGGGTGGCCGTAGGAAAAAGGGCGGATCATTATATATTGAACGACTACCAGAGAGATCCGCAAGGAAACATCATCCACAACAACGGTTTACCGTTATATAACTCCTTCACATCACTGTATGGCTATGCCGATCCCGATTGGATTTGGGGCATAGGAACCTCTCTCCGGTACAAGGATTTCACCCTCGGAATCGCACTTGACGGACGTGTGGGCGGAATCGCGCAGACTACCACTGAAATGTATATGTGGAGGGCCGGTTCACATCCCAATTCTGTGGTACCGGAAAGGTTCCTCGATGCAAACAATCCCGGGACCGGTAATTATACCGGACAGGGAGTAAAGGTCGTATCCGGGGAAGCGACTTATGATACCTACGGAAATATCACCAGCGATACAAGGGTCTATGCTCCCAATGATGTGGCGGTAACTTATCAAAGTTACCTGAACGCCTACCATAAGGGTACGGCGTGGGGCGGCTCCCCCTCTCCGGTGGATGCCTATTCGACCACCTTCTTCAAGTTAAGGGAAATCTCTTTGACATACGACTTACCAAGAAATGTAAGCAGTAAGTTCAGGGCAAAAAGTGCGTCCATATCGGCTATCGGGCAAAATGTATTTCTGTGGGCCAAGCAGTTCAAATACTCCGATCCCGATGGCGGTTATGAGAACTTCAGCGATCCCTCGATCCGTTACTTAGGATTCAACTTAAAAGTGGTATTTTAA
- a CDS encoding FecR family protein: MRKNQHIELFERYLHNEASEAEEQLLAEMLRHDRQIHSILEDGLRNADPGMDEETSNRMYEHIRTFIPVKKKPLFAQPIWRRSLRWAAIFVLPLISAFSVYFLMNGNIAGNGTPVTVTAGKGEKAEITLADGSRVWLNSGSSLTYNETFSRKERNVYLTGEAYFEVTKDKKHPFTVKTNEMDIQALGTAFNVSAYDTEQFFSSVLLEGKVKVSAYGQEYILEENERAIYDKTNHTLTTDKVYASDFVEWKNGNLYFQNRSFEEIANTLARVFNVEIGFVSEELRPIRFSGTLGGSSIRNTLDILSLTSPMRYEMNGTVIELYYEK; the protein is encoded by the coding sequence ATGAGAAAGAATCAACATATAGAGCTTTTTGAAAGATACCTGCATAACGAGGCTTCGGAAGCGGAAGAGCAACTACTTGCCGAAATGCTCCGGCATGACCGGCAGATCCATTCTATTCTGGAAGATGGTTTGAGAAATGCCGATCCCGGGATGGACGAAGAAACGTCGAACCGTATGTATGAGCACATCCGCACCTTTATCCCTGTCAAAAAGAAACCACTCTTCGCCCAACCAATATGGAGAAGATCGCTGCGGTGGGCTGCTATTTTTGTCCTACCTCTTATCTCTGCGTTCTCTGTATATTTCCTGATGAACGGCAATATCGCAGGAAACGGAACTCCTGTAACCGTTACTGCCGGCAAGGGCGAAAAAGCGGAAATAACGCTCGCCGATGGCAGCCGGGTTTGGCTCAACTCCGGATCTTCACTCACCTATAATGAAACGTTCAGCCGCAAAGAACGTAATGTATATCTCACCGGTGAAGCCTATTTTGAAGTGACAAAAGATAAAAAACACCCGTTTACCGTCAAAACGAATGAAATGGACATTCAGGCATTGGGAACGGCTTTTAATGTAAGCGCCTATGATACCGAACAGTTCTTCTCATCAGTCTTACTTGAAGGAAAGGTGAAAGTATCAGCCTACGGACAAGAATATATATTGGAAGAGAATGAACGGGCAATATACGATAAAACTAATCACACTCTCACGACCGACAAAGTCTATGCTTCCGATTTCGTGGAATGGAAAAACGGCAACCTCTATTTCCAGAACCGCTCGTTTGAAGAAATAGCCAATACCCTTGCCCGTGTGTTCAACGTAGAAATTGGTTTCGTATCAGAAGAATTACGTCCCATACGATTCTCCGGCACATTGGGAGGAAGCAGTATCCGCAATACTTTGGATATCCTCTCGTTAACCTCCCCCATGCGTTACGAGATGAACGGAACTGTTATTGAACTATATTACGAGAAGTAA
- a CDS encoding RNA polymerase sigma-70 factor: MFDEVKELHALKGGSDKAFETIYRRYSGKLYNFIMTISRGDTYMAEEIVQSTFIKLWEVREQIEPERSILSYLSTIAKNMLMNKYQRQTVEFLYQQLLLKEQPAYDTATEKETDRKWLEDYVDELIEQLPPSRKKIFILSRKKELSTKEIAEIMQISVSTVETQLSLATKFIRKQFEKNYDKLFLLSMLFINLT; this comes from the coding sequence ATGTTTGATGAAGTAAAGGAACTGCATGCGCTAAAAGGCGGATCCGACAAAGCTTTCGAGACTATCTACAGACGATATTCCGGAAAGCTTTACAACTTCATCATGACTATTTCACGCGGGGATACTTACATGGCGGAAGAGATCGTACAATCCACCTTCATCAAATTATGGGAAGTGCGGGAACAGATCGAACCGGAAAGATCAATCCTTTCATATCTCTCAACCATCGCGAAAAATATGCTGATGAATAAATACCAGCGCCAAACAGTAGAATTTCTCTATCAGCAACTGCTATTGAAAGAACAGCCCGCCTATGATACCGCTACCGAAAAAGAAACCGACCGCAAATGGCTCGAGGATTATGTGGATGAGCTAATCGAACAATTGCCCCCGTCACGCAAAAAAATCTTTATTTTGAGCAGGAAAAAAGAGTTATCGACAAAAGAGATCGCGGAAATCATGCAGATATCCGTAAGTACCGTCGAAACACAACTTTCGCTGGCGACAAAATTCATCCGGAAACAGTTCGAAAAAAATTACGACAAACTATTCCTCTTATCGATGCTCTTCATCAATTTAACATAA
- a CDS encoding alpha/beta hydrolase family protein, whose product MHFTSFRKPCYLLFFIFISTVVFAQKKPLDHSVYDDWKSLQNISLSDDGRFAATIISPQEGDSVLFLHDLNSSRSLTVKGVNRFTLSPDGRYTVGLIKAPFAERRDARIKKKKADEMPEDSLVIIRNNSFDIEKITGVKSFKTSEKEISHIAYIITQKADTTVKKNKSDKPKELLVVRNIATQQEDTVPNAKEYLFSKFGNSLAAIIEPDKKDSTDTPGVFFYDLKKNISTRISNENAEYKSLSFDENGEQLLYLATRDTSKTEQKVFDVRYFRNGNDSAVILADKNASGLPGKWIFNEFSAPKFSKNGERIILGAALQQVPKDTTIVDFEMATLDIWHWREPLIQPQQLAELKNRQRRTYTGIILPGQPNHFTPIANEEMPFCNISDEGNGRFALLWSNEPYQLETQWDISSKNDTWVWNFQTGQRKIVATPLSGRPMISPQGNFIYWWDAAEQQWFVHDNHDGAIRNITGNIPVNFWDEKNDIPFTPGSYGIAAWGENDGYIFVNDAFDIWKIDPKGKKKPENITRHAGRNDSITFRYINTDPEKRFIEPGDLLLLSAFDRVTKQSGYYTLAQKGSNPLKKRVMDRFTFSSVTKAKDKDVYAFQKSNFHTSPDLHVTENLWQSTGKLTDINPQMRDYNWGTAELFSWTSFTGVPHQGILYKPENFDPTKQYPVMIYFYEQHSDNLYNYFTPAPSRSTINIPFFVSRGYIVFTPDIHYTTGQPGMDAYNSVVAGAEALAENNWVDRENMAIQGQSWGGYQVAYLVTRTDMFKAAGAGAPVANMTSAYGGIRWESGRSRQFQYEQTQSRIGVPMIDSLHLYIENSPVFYADKVNTPLLIMHNDKDGAVPWYQGIEYFMALRRLGKPVWMLQYNNEAHNLRERRNAKDLSIRLQQFFDHYLKGEPVPVWMTKGVPATEKGKTWGYEVD is encoded by the coding sequence ATGCATTTTACATCTTTCCGGAAACCCTGTTATCTTCTCTTTTTTATCTTTATAAGTACGGTGGTATTTGCCCAGAAGAAACCTCTTGACCATTCGGTATATGACGACTGGAAAAGTCTACAGAATATATCCCTGAGTGACGACGGACGTTTTGCCGCCACCATTATCAGTCCGCAGGAAGGAGACAGCGTTCTTTTTCTTCACGACCTGAACAGCAGCCGGTCGCTGACAGTGAAAGGGGTAAACAGGTTCACACTTTCACCCGATGGAAGATATACAGTAGGATTGATAAAAGCACCTTTTGCCGAAAGACGGGATGCACGCATAAAAAAGAAAAAAGCGGACGAAATGCCGGAAGACTCGCTGGTTATAATCCGTAATAATTCTTTCGATATTGAAAAAATAACCGGAGTAAAATCGTTCAAAACCTCAGAAAAGGAAATTTCACATATTGCTTACATTATTACCCAAAAAGCCGACACGACAGTCAAAAAGAATAAATCGGACAAACCGAAAGAGTTGCTCGTGGTCCGGAACATTGCCACACAGCAGGAAGATACCGTACCGAATGCAAAAGAGTATCTCTTCAGTAAGTTCGGAAACTCACTGGCAGCCATTATCGAACCCGACAAAAAAGATTCTACCGACACACCCGGCGTATTCTTCTATGATTTGAAAAAGAATATCTCAACACGTATCTCGAATGAAAATGCGGAATATAAATCACTCTCCTTTGATGAAAACGGGGAACAACTCCTCTACCTTGCTACAAGGGATACATCAAAAACCGAACAGAAAGTATTCGATGTCCGCTATTTCCGGAATGGAAACGACTCGGCTGTCATCCTTGCCGATAAAAACGCTTCAGGACTTCCCGGGAAATGGATTTTTAATGAATTCTCCGCTCCAAAATTCAGTAAAAATGGAGAACGGATTATCCTCGGTGCTGCCCTGCAACAGGTACCCAAAGACACCACCATCGTCGATTTCGAAATGGCAACGCTCGATATCTGGCACTGGCGGGAACCGCTGATACAACCCCAACAATTAGCAGAATTGAAAAACAGGCAGCGCCGGACATACACAGGAATAATCCTTCCCGGACAACCGAACCACTTTACACCTATCGCCAATGAGGAGATGCCTTTCTGTAATATTTCGGATGAAGGGAACGGCCGGTTTGCCCTGCTCTGGTCAAATGAACCTTATCAACTCGAAACCCAATGGGATATATCTTCCAAAAATGACACATGGGTATGGAATTTCCAAACAGGGCAACGAAAAATTGTCGCCACACCTCTTTCCGGCAGGCCGATGATCTCACCGCAAGGCAATTTTATTTACTGGTGGGACGCCGCCGAACAGCAATGGTTTGTCCATGATAACCACGATGGAGCCATCAGAAATATTACCGGAAATATCCCTGTCAACTTCTGGGATGAGAAGAACGATATCCCTTTTACTCCCGGCTCTTACGGGATTGCCGCCTGGGGAGAGAATGACGGGTATATCTTTGTCAACGATGCTTTCGATATCTGGAAAATCGATCCCAAAGGAAAGAAAAAACCGGAGAATATCACCCGCCATGCGGGCCGGAACGATTCCATCACTTTCCGGTATATAAACACCGATCCTGAGAAACGCTTCATCGAACCCGGCGACCTGCTCTTACTCTCCGCTTTCGACCGGGTAACCAAACAGTCCGGTTATTACACCCTCGCGCAAAAAGGGTCCAATCCGCTAAAGAAAAGGGTAATGGACAGATTCACTTTCTCATCCGTCACCAAAGCGAAAGATAAGGATGTGTACGCGTTCCAGAAAAGCAATTTCCATACTTCACCCGACTTGCATGTGACTGAAAACCTGTGGCAATCAACCGGAAAACTGACTGATATCAATCCACAAATGCGTGATTACAACTGGGGTACAGCCGAACTCTTCTCATGGACCTCATTTACCGGTGTTCCTCATCAGGGTATTCTCTACAAACCTGAAAATTTCGATCCGACGAAGCAATATCCGGTGATGATCTATTTTTATGAACAGCATTCCGATAACTTGTACAACTATTTTACCCCGGCTCCCAGTCGGTCCACGATCAATATCCCCTTCTTCGTGAGTCGCGGCTATATTGTCTTTACACCCGATATCCACTACACAACAGGGCAACCGGGTATGGATGCCTACAATTCTGTAGTGGCAGGAGCAGAGGCACTTGCCGAAAACAACTGGGTAGACAGGGAGAATATGGCCATACAGGGGCAGAGTTGGGGAGGATACCAGGTCGCCTATCTGGTGACAAGGACCGATATGTTCAAAGCAGCCGGTGCAGGCGCCCCGGTAGCGAATATGACCAGCGCTTACGGAGGGATACGCTGGGAATCGGGAAGGAGCCGCCAATTCCAGTACGAACAGACGCAATCCCGCATCGGGGTTCCCATGATCGATTCATTACATCTCTATATCGAAAATTCTCCCGTTTTTTATGCTGATAAAGTCAATACCCCTTTGTTGATTATGCACAACGATAAAGACGGAGCGGTTCCATGGTATCAGGGAATCGAATATTTTATGGCGCTACGCCGGTTGGGAAAACCCGTCTGGATGCTGCAATACAACAACGAAGCCCACAACCTCAGGGAACGGCGCAATGCGAAAGACCTTTCCATCCGCCTGCAACAGTTCTTCGATCATTATTTGAAAGGAGAGCCGGTCCCTGTCTGGATGACAAAAGGTGTTCCCGCCACGGAGAAGGGTAAAACGTGGGGGTATGAGGTTGATTAG
- a CDS encoding metallophosphoesterase: MRRKSLLLLLVASVLCYTLPAQQDDYVKPSLSDEDSWSLVLLPDVQTYMKFDYNQPILDLMLAWVTNNIEPLNIEMVLCTGDLVEQNDLFNPDGKKANQASVSQWGAVSSAFGRLDGQLPYILTIGNHDYGIVNAENRFTHFDEYFPPNKNRLNQKMLREVGLNVEGRPTLANATYEFAGPHGRKFLVLVLEFAPRDEALEWAKGVIEKEQYEDYTVILLTHSYLDSNNKHIVHENYKIPDPNYGEAIWQKLVQPSKNIQMVLAGHIGKPNDPEGHIAFRVDENAAGKKVSQMVFNAQALGGGWHGNGGDGWLRIFEFLPDGKTVKVKTFSPLFAISPTTQKYAWRTEPHDEFTFELD, translated from the coding sequence ATGCGTAGAAAATCATTGTTACTCCTTTTAGTCGCCTCCGTATTATGTTATACACTTCCGGCTCAGCAAGACGATTATGTAAAACCGTCGCTGAGCGATGAAGATTCATGGAGCCTTGTCCTTCTTCCCGATGTGCAGACCTATATGAAATTCGATTACAATCAGCCTATTTTAGATCTGATGCTGGCTTGGGTGACGAATAATATAGAGCCATTGAACATAGAAATGGTATTGTGTACCGGAGATCTGGTTGAACAGAACGATCTGTTCAACCCCGACGGGAAAAAAGCCAACCAAGCCAGTGTATCCCAATGGGGAGCCGTATCTTCGGCTTTCGGTCGTTTGGACGGACAACTGCCTTATATCCTGACTATCGGGAATCATGATTACGGAATAGTAAATGCGGAAAATCGTTTTACTCATTTCGACGAGTATTTCCCGCCGAACAAGAACCGATTGAACCAGAAGATGCTCCGGGAGGTAGGTCTGAATGTAGAAGGAAGACCTACGCTGGCCAACGCAACTTATGAGTTTGCCGGTCCGCACGGAAGAAAATTTCTGGTACTCGTGCTGGAGTTTGCACCGCGTGATGAGGCATTGGAGTGGGCGAAGGGCGTGATTGAAAAGGAGCAATATGAAGATTATACCGTAATCCTCCTTACGCATTCCTATTTGGATAGCAACAATAAGCATATTGTGCATGAGAATTATAAAATCCCGGACCCGAATTACGGGGAGGCAATCTGGCAGAAACTGGTACAGCCTTCAAAAAATATTCAGATGGTACTTGCCGGCCATATTGGAAAGCCTAACGATCCGGAAGGGCATATTGCTTTCAGGGTAGATGAAAATGCCGCGGGAAAGAAAGTCAGCCAGATGGTATTTAATGCCCAGGCCCTTGGTGGAGGTTGGCATGGCAATGGTGGCGACGGATGGCTGCGTATCTTCGAATTTCTGCCGGATGGAAAAACCGTGAAGGTAAAAACATTCTCACCTTTGTTCGCGATCTCTCCTACTACCCAGAAATATGCGTGGAGAACCGAACCTCATGACGAATTCACTTTCGAACTGGATTAA
- a CDS encoding type II toxin-antitoxin system HicB family antitoxin, translated as MEYKGYTGTVEFSVPDKCFHGRVLGITHLFTYEGNTFDELEKDFKEYIDDYLFDCEQERVKPQKPFSGTLNIRIGSELHKNIALEARKKEKP; from the coding sequence TTGGAATATAAAGGATACACCGGTACGGTAGAGTTTAGCGTACCGGATAAATGTTTTCACGGACGTGTATTGGGTATAACTCACTTGTTTACTTACGAAGGCAACACTTTTGATGAACTGGAAAAAGACTTCAAGGAATATATAGATGATTATCTGTTCGATTGCGAACAGGAGAGAGTGAAACCGCAGAAACCGTTCAGCGGGACACTGAATATCCGTATAGGATCAGAATTACATAAAAACATTGCCCTTGAAGCAAGAAAAAAGGAGAAACCCTGA
- the trpB gene encoding tryptophan synthase subunit beta has product MQNYAIDEKGYYGEFGGAYIPEILHKCVTDLKESYLRIMESEHFRQDYAQLLRDYVGRPSPLYHSKQLSGRYGCKIYLKREDLNHTGAHKINNTIGQILIAREMGKTRIIAETGAGQHGVATATVCALMQMPCTVYMGKTDVGRQQVNVKKMEMLGATVVPVTSGNMTLKDATNEAIRDWCTHPGDTHYIIGSTIGPHPYPDMVARLQSVISREIKEQLAREEGRDYPDYLFACVGGGSNAAGTIYHYLNDERVRIVLTEAGGRGVNSGESAATIHLGSTGILHGCRTLLMQTEDGQITEPYSISAGLDYPGVGPIHAHLASTGRAQVLAINDDEALQAAFDLTRNEGIIPALESAHALAALEKVTFSSGDIVVLTLSGRGEKDLETYFKY; this is encoded by the coding sequence ATGCAAAATTATGCAATAGACGAAAAGGGGTATTACGGTGAGTTCGGTGGAGCGTATATCCCCGAGATCCTGCACAAATGTGTGACCGATTTGAAAGAGTCGTACCTCCGCATTATGGAAAGCGAACACTTCCGGCAGGATTATGCACAGTTGCTCCGCGATTATGTGGGACGTCCCTCTCCGCTATACCATTCGAAACAACTTTCCGGGCGGTATGGCTGCAAAATATATCTGAAGCGGGAAGATCTCAACCATACAGGAGCGCACAAGATCAACAATACCATAGGGCAGATACTGATTGCCCGTGAGATGGGCAAAACACGTATTATCGCCGAGACCGGCGCCGGACAACATGGAGTGGCTACCGCCACTGTCTGCGCACTAATGCAGATGCCCTGCACTGTTTACATGGGAAAGACCGATGTAGGACGTCAACAAGTAAATGTAAAGAAGATGGAGATGCTGGGGGCGACAGTCGTACCGGTAACTTCGGGCAATATGACGCTTAAAGATGCGACCAATGAGGCGATACGCGACTGGTGTACCCATCCGGGTGATACACATTACATCATCGGTTCTACCATAGGTCCGCATCCCTATCCCGATATGGTAGCCCGGTTACAGTCAGTCATCAGTCGCGAAATAAAAGAACAACTTGCCCGGGAAGAGGGGCGCGATTATCCCGATTATCTCTTTGCCTGTGTAGGAGGAGGAAGCAACGCGGCAGGGACTATCTATCATTATCTCAATGATGAGAGGGTACGTATTGTGCTGACGGAAGCAGGGGGAAGGGGAGTTAACAGCGGCGAATCGGCAGCGACCATTCATCTGGGAAGTACCGGTATACTTCATGGTTGCAGGACACTACTGATGCAGACCGAAGACGGACAGATTACTGAACCTTATTCAATCTCTGCCGGACTGGATTATCCCGGTGTCGGGCCTATACATGCCCATCTTGCATCGACAGGGCGTGCACAGGTGTTGGCCATCAACGACGATGAAGCACTCCAGGCTGCTTTTGATCTTACCCGCAACGAAGGGATCATCCCTGCGTTGGAATCAGCCCATGCCCTGGCGGCACTTGAAAAGGTTACATTCTCTTCCGGCGATATTGTGGTGTTGACACTTTCGGGAAGGGGAGAAAAGGATCTGGAGACTTATTTTAAGTACTGA